A DNA window from Zingiber officinale cultivar Zhangliang chromosome 3A, Zo_v1.1, whole genome shotgun sequence contains the following coding sequences:
- the LOC122054074 gene encoding photosynthetic NDH subunit of lumenal location 3, chloroplastic-like — translation MAAPLSNLNATSTPPNLHNPSKRSPAGVTTFSPSNFKSPPPLISRRASLGLSTAVTLFQQLGIRPSTAAEQVDTPGDNGLWLTGPIPSPTVTNKIENKETGTRSFLRNGIFMAEIGEMTAYRLKHYAFDLLALADLIEQMDAWNYVRMYLCLRSTVMYYDFDKVISAAADDQKPLLTDLANRLFDSVEKLEAAVKQKSEPLTRSCYAETEVILKEVMSRMA, via the exons ATGGCCGCTCCCCTCTCCAACCTCAACGCCACATCGACTCCGCCGAACCTCCACAACCCGAGCAAAAGATCGCCGGCCGGAGTCACCACTTTCTCCCCCTCCAATTTCAAATCTCCCCCTCCATTAATATCAAGAAGAGCTTCTCTAGGCCTCTCCACGGCGGTCACTCTGTTTCAGCAGCTGGGGATCCGGCCATCGACGGCCGCCGAGCAGGTGGACACGCCAGGTGACAACGGCCTGTGGCTGACCGGCCCCATTCCCTCTCCGACCGTCACCAACA AGATCGAGAACAAGGAGACGGGAACGAGGTCGTTCCTGAGGAATGGGATCTTCATGGCGGAGATCGGGGAGATGACTGCGTACCGGCTGAAGCACTACGCCTTCGATCTGCTGGCTCTGGCCGACCTGATCGAGCAAATGGACGCGTGGAACTACGTGAGGATGTACCTGTGCCTGCGCTCCACCGTCATGTACTACGACTTCGACAAGGTTATCTCCGCCGCCGCCGACGACCAGAAGCCGCTTCTCACCGACCTCGCCAATCGACTCTTCGACAGCGTCGAGAAG CTTGAAGCGGCAGTGAAGCAGAAGAGCGAGCCGTTGACGAGGTCGTGCTACGCTGAGACAGAAGTGATTCTCAAGGAAGTAATGAGCCGAATGGCTTGA
- the LOC122050700 gene encoding pathogenesis-related protein PRB1-2-like, producing MRSLGSIICVAVAIAVAYTTIPTLAQNSPGDFVAGHNSPRAAVGVGPVTWNNTVAAYAQTYANQRIGDCKLVHSNGPYGENLFWGSGDGFTAAFAVRAWADEKQYYNYASNSCAAGKECGHYTQVVWRSSTQIGCARARCKSGGVFIICSYYPPGNYVGERPY from the coding sequence ATGAGGTCGTTGGGTTCCATAATTTGTGTCGCCGTGGCTATCGCGGTGGCCTACACGACCATCCCCACGCTGGCTCAAAACTCCCCCGGCGACTTCGTGGCCGGCCACAACTCCCCACGTGCGGCCGTCGGCGTGGGGCCGGTGACGTGGAACAACACGGTGGCGGCCTACGCGCAGACCTACGCGAACCAGCGAATCGGGGACTGCAAGCTGGTGCACTCGAACGGGCCCTACGGGGAGAACCTCTTCTGGGGGTCCGGCGACGGCTTCACGGCGGCTTTCGCGGTGCGCGCGTGGGCGGACGAGAAGCAGTACTACAACTACGCGAGCAACAGCTGCGCCGCCGGGAAGGAGTGCGGGCACTACACGCAGGTGGTGTGGCGGTCGTCGACACAGATCGGTTGCGCGCGCGCACGGTGCAAAAGCGGCGGCGTCTTCATCATCTGTAGTTACTACCCGCCGGGCAACTATGTCGGAGAGCGGCCGTACTGA
- the LOC122054073 gene encoding uncharacterized protein LOC122054073, which produces MSKAPPFLLLLAFLSLSALLPSLSARPVTSGDVLVGGGRSFRELLRSEGLPGGLFPRGVEYFSLDLSSGLLEVRLRGPCYARYDDNLTYFERVVRGKLSYGELTNVVGWSEEELFLWLPVKGILVSDPSSGVVLVDIALAHKELAASVFEEPPECRPDAGVAEGEGADRNRILMGFL; this is translated from the coding sequence ATGTCAAAGGCGCCGCCTTTCCTCCTCCTTTtggccttcctctccctctcggccCTGTTGCCATCTCTTTCCGCCCGCCCCGTCACCTCCGGGGACGTCCTCGTCGGTGGCGGCCGCTCCTTCCGGGAGCTCCTCCGCAGCGAGGGCCTCCCCGGCGGCCTCTTCCCCAGGGGCGTCGAGTACTTCTCCCTCGACCTCTCCTCCGGCCTCCTCGAGGTCCGCCTCCGCGGCCCCTGCTACGCCCGCTACGACGACAACCTCACCTACTTCGAACGCGTCGTGAGGGGCAAGCTCAGCTACGGCGAGCTCACCAACGTCGTCGGGTGGTCAGAGGAGGAGCTCTTCCTTTGGCTCCCCGTCAAGGGCATCCTCGTCTCCGATCCCTCCTCCGGCGTCGTCCTCGTCGACATCGCCCTCGCGCACAAGGAGCTGGCGGCTTCGGTGTTCGAGGAACCGCCGGAGTGCCGCCCGGACGCCGGCGTCGCAGAAGGTGAAGGCGCTGATAGAAATCGGATCTTGATGGGTTTTCTATAA